Below is a genomic region from Zea mays cultivar B73 chromosome 9, Zm-B73-REFERENCE-NAM-5.0, whole genome shotgun sequence.
GGAGGTAATGCTTGTGTTTGGGTTCCAAAATTctatgtgactaaccttgtaggacccaacaagagttgggtacctaagtcccaagcttcaattaccttgcaggtttatgcatccgggggcacaagttggattattgacagcggatgcacaaaccacatgacgggggagaagaaggtgttcacctcctacgtcaagaacaaggattcccaagacacgatcatctttggagatgggaatcaaggcaaggtcaaaggtttgggtaaaatagccgtCACCACCGaacattcaatttctaatgtattcttagtggaatCGATTGGTTATAATTTACTTTCTATAAGTCAATTATGCCATATGGGTTATAGTTacttatttacaaatatagaaacatctgcctttagaagaagtgatgatccattagcttttaaaggtgtattagatggcaaactttatttagttgatttcactaaAGAGAATGCCGAACTAgatacatgcttaattgctaagactaacttgggctggctctggcatcgccgtctagcatatgttggaatgaagaaccttcataagcttctaaagggagaacatgtgttaggactaacagatGTCtgatttgagaaagacagaccttgtgcagcgtgccaagTATGAAAGCAGGTGGGAACAAGTCATCCAAGCAAGAACATGATGACGACGACAAGACCACTAgaacttcttcacatggatcCCTTTGGATCGATTGCTTATCTTAGCGTTGAGGGAAGTaaatattgtcttgtaattgttgatgattttttccacttcacttgggttttctttttgcaggacaaatcagaaacccgAAGCACTTTGAaaagcttcctaaggagagccaaaAATGAATTTGAACTTAAGGTAAAGAAGATTAGGAGCGACAATGAATCTGAATTTAAGAATATTCAAGTGGAAGAGTATCTTGATAAGGAAGGCATCTAGCATGAGTTCTCcgttccctacatgccacaacaaaatggtgtagtagatagAAAGAACAGGACCTCATCGATAaggcaagaacgatgcttggagaatacaagacgccggagtggttttggtcggaagccgtgaatacggcttgccatgTCATAAACTgcctctatcttcatcgcctcctcaagaagacatcatatgaggccctaactggtaacaaacccaatgttccatacttttgtgtatttgggagcaaatgctacatcttggttaaGAGAGGTAtacattcaaagtttgctcccaaagttgtagaaggttttttactaggttatgattcaaatacaaaggcatatagggtcttcaaaaaATGTTCAGGTTTAGTTGAAGTCactagtgatgttgtatttgatgaaactaatggctctccaaggctATGTTTGGTTAGTGGGTTGATGCGGGTTGGAACAGGTTCAACTCGCACCAACCCGTGTTTGGTTCAAAAAGTTTTCGGGTTAGGTTGGTTCCGGGTCAGAATCTTCCTTAAAAATGCGGGTTCTAGTGATTCCTCAAAAACAACCGGACCACTTTGACCCAGTTCCTCCCCACCTCACCTGTCACTTGCGTTATCCTCACCCGACAGGACGACACCAGCACATGGGTGTAGGGGCGCACCACTGTCAGGGTGTTCTTCGATCATCGGACTCCGCCGCCAGCCTACCCTTTGGCGCGTTGCGCCCTCAACCGCGCCTGCTCCGTCCTGAGCCAGCCCAGCACTAGGTGAGAAGCATCATAATACTTTTTAGGATCAAGATTTCTCCTCCTTTCTAGGATTAACGGCCGACGATATCTGGGAGGCATAATACTTTTGCTGCAGAGCTTGTCCATCGGTGAGATCTGAGATCATTAATACTTTCTAGGATTAAGCAGCGCAATACTTTTGCTGACAACGGTCCGGTGGAGAGCTTGTCCATCGGTTCACGGTTGGTGAGATCTGAGAGGACGATTCGGCCTTGGCCTGCGCGTGTGGCCTTGGCCGGTAGGAGGAGATTTGATGGGAGCTGTCGAAGAATAAAGCTCAAAAGCTAGTCTCCCAAGGGGGAGATGAGGAGGGGGAAATGGACGATGCTTCTTGTGGGAAGAACGATGGCTTTTCTTGGCGTAGGGTGGATGCAACTTGCTAGTTCCTCTATCTGCTACTTGCTTTATTCAGCAAGGAAAGGGAAGAGGAGCTAGGCCGGACGCGCACGACATGTACAGCCATTTCCTTACCCTGCCTCATCTCCGTGCTTTCTTTATTGGTTGCTGCTAATCACCCCTCCATGAGGGCTTTGTTTATTGGCTGGTGCTAATTATCCCTAATTAAATGATGCATATGTGCTAATGATAGCTGAGAAAATCACCGCAACCACCAAAGGAAAGGTGACCATTCTAAACAAGTTCCATCAACTATCAACTATAAGCAAGGCCTTGGAAACTATAGTCATGGAAGTAGAAAATAACTATATATGATATATGTTGTCCATTTGGCATCAGAAGATTATATAGATATAGTTTTCACTATTATTGTTATTGTATATGTAGACTAGAGTGGTTGGCTTTACTTTGTGTACTAGTAATTTCTATAGCCAAATGCAACGATCGATTTAGCTACAAATTTTTTTTGGTTCAGTGTGACTAGAAAACCCAAAAGGTTATAGTAATTTCTATAGCCTAATACTTTTTTGTTTTTTAAAAAAAGAGTACATTGCATCTGAGCCTAATACTTTTGTTGTTTTGACAGGTGATAAAGGGGCAGATCCGCGAGTCTACTACCAGATCTAGGAGGCAAGCAACTCCTTGTAAGGTATAATACAAAAACTGACTATATAGAACTTTGTGTTGGTGCTCAATTTTAACATGTATTGGTGCTGAATTTCTACATGTATTGGTGCTGAATTTTCTCATAGCTGAATTTTATTTTTGTATGCTAGAACAATGGAAGAAGTAGTTGAAGGGATGGGGGAACTAGTGGTCATGCCACCTGGACATCAGCAATGTCTTCTTTAATGTTTTGTCACCTCAATGACTTGGTGGTTGCTGGTTTGAAAACATCAAAGGGCTTCAAGAAACATATGTACAATGGTTGTGCAAGGGCAATTAATGAAAAAAACAGCACTAGAATCAATGGTGAACAAGTTAAGAACCATTTAAAAACATGGCAGAAAAGGTATGCAAAGATAATTAAACTGAAGAAGTTGAGTGTTGCCTTATTTGATGAAGAGAATTGCATGATTACACTTGATAATGAGCACTACAACAGCTATGTCCAAGTAATTGACCACCTTTCATCAATTCTTGATTTATTGTCTACTGCTAGTTCTACATTGACTAATTTCTTCTCCATGATCAGGATCACAAGTCTGATGCAGATTTCTTGAACAAGCCCCTTATGCACTATAGAGAGATGGAATCAATATTTGGTAATAGCATGGCTACTGGAAACTTTGCAAAAGATTCAAGTGCAGCTCTAGGTATAGAGAATGTGGGTGAAAGCCAAGAAGAAGATGATGTTACTTCTCATGCTCAAACTGAGGGGACAAGCACTCAAGGAGCAACATCTTCTGCTACCAGACCAAGTAAGAAGGCCAAGCTAGCTGAAATGGAAGATGAAGGGCTAGTTGCGGCTTTTAGAAGTGTAGGTGAGAATCTTGTCGCTGCCATCAAATTGGTTGCTAAGCCTAATAATGAGCTGCCAAGTGATCTATTTGACATCCTAAATCAAATGCCTGGTTTCAATTCTGCACATATATCTTTCTACTATGCTCATTTGGTGGCCAATCCTCACATCGGCAAAGCTTTCTACAACCTGCCATTTGAGCACAAATTACATTGGATCACAATGTTCATCACTGAGAAATTCCCTGGAATGTAACTGAGTTGATGGTGAGAAGTAGCTTTTGTTAGATTGTAATAGTCAGTGATGGTGAGAAGTAGCTTTTGCTAGACTGAAATGCAACAATGAGTTGAACTTGATCACTAAAATGCAATTGAGTTGAACTTGATTATTGAAATGCATCTTGGTGTTGTTGGGATGTTCCTTTTATTATGGCTGAAATGTAACAGTGAGACCTCATCACTGAAATTTTATGACTTTGTTATTAATGGCTTCAATTTATATATATCTTGTGCTTATGGATTTCTCAAATACTAAAATAGTGTCGGTGTCATTTATTTTGAATGTTGTCATCTCATTTGGAATTGAAGATATCATCTTGAGTGTGGTAATATGACCAGGAAGGTGGTCATATTCAACTCATCCCTTATTCATCCCTCATCACGAAACCAAACAAGAGATGGTGCAGCTCCAATCCACTTTAACCATGTAATCAAACAAGAAACTAGGTTCAACCTGTCACTGTAACCAAACAAGAAACGAGTTCGACCCAACCCAGAAAAATGGGTCGGCTCCGACCCGACCCATGTCGTTCTGAAACCAAACACataccaagagagcaagttgatcttgatgatatagatgaagatgaagttccaatggccgcaataagaactatggcgataggtgatgtgcgacctcaggaacaataggaacaagatcaaccttcttcctcaacaatggtgcaacccccaaatcaagatgaggaacaggtacctcaagatgaaggcatggatcaagggggagcataggaAGAAAAGGACAAGGAGGAAGAATTACCAcatgcacctccaactcaagtcgggccaccattcaaaggaatcacccggTGGATCAAATCCTTGGTGACAtctgcaagggagtaactactcgttcacaattgcctaatttttgtgagca
It encodes:
- the LOC103638228 gene encoding uncharacterized protein, with product MSSLMFCHLNDLVVAGLKTSKGFKKHMYNGCARAINEKNSTRINGEQVKNHLKTWQKRYAKIIKLKKLSVALFDEENCMITLDNEHYNSYVQDHKSDADFLNKPLMHYREMESIFGNSMATGNFAKDSSAALGIENVGESQEEDDVTSHAQTEGTSTQGATSSATRPSKKAKLAEMEDEGLVAAFRSVGENLVAAIKLVAKPNNELPSDLFDILNQMPGFNSAHISFYYAHLVANPHIGKAFYNLPFEHKLHWITMFITEKFPGM